One region of Synechococcus sp. MW101C3 genomic DNA includes:
- a CDS encoding creatininase family protein — MSTTSSPAPATAGSPAVPGPVASHEAIRLQLRSWPEVEAYLERCKGVIVPLGSTEQHGPTGAIGTDALTAEAVALEVGRRTGVLVTPAQAFGMAEHHLAFPGTISLQPATLLAVLHDVVLSLARHGFQRIFVINGHGGNIATARAAFAQAYGTAAARGLPHATELRCRLANWFMAGPVMRQARELYGDREGHHATPSEIALTLHLEPSLIALQRPLPEAAPAGPIHGPEDFRRRHPDGRMGSDPFLATAAHGAAILDQAASALTADLEAFLSDGEPAD; from the coding sequence GTGAGCACCACGTCCTCCCCTGCACCGGCCACGGCGGGCAGCCCCGCCGTTCCGGGCCCGGTGGCCAGTCATGAGGCGATCCGGCTGCAGCTGCGCAGCTGGCCGGAGGTGGAGGCCTATCTGGAGCGCTGCAAGGGGGTGATCGTGCCGCTCGGCTCCACCGAACAGCACGGGCCCACCGGCGCCATCGGCACCGACGCCCTCACCGCCGAAGCGGTGGCGCTCGAGGTGGGACGCCGAACCGGCGTGCTGGTGACGCCCGCGCAGGCCTTCGGCATGGCGGAGCACCACCTGGCCTTCCCCGGCACGATCAGCCTCCAACCCGCCACCCTGCTGGCCGTCCTGCATGACGTGGTGCTGTCGCTGGCACGGCATGGCTTCCAGCGCATCTTCGTGATCAATGGGCATGGCGGCAACATCGCCACGGCGCGGGCCGCCTTCGCCCAGGCCTACGGCACCGCCGCCGCCCGCGGGCTGCCCCATGCCACCGAGCTGCGTTGCCGGCTGGCCAACTGGTTCATGGCGGGGCCGGTGATGCGGCAGGCCCGGGAGCTCTATGGCGATCGTGAAGGGCACCACGCCACCCCCAGCGAAATCGCCCTCACCCTGCACCTGGAGCCCAGCCTGATCGCCCTGCAGCGCCCCTTGCCGGAAGCGGCGCCGGCGGGCCCGATCCACGGGCCAGAGGATTTCCGCCGCCGCCACCCCGATGGGCGCATGGGCTCCGATCCCTTCCTGGCCACCGCCGCCCATGGCGCGGCCATCCTCGATCAGGCCGCCAGCGCGCTCACCGCCGATCTCGAAGCCTTCCTCAGCGACGGGGAACCGGCTGACTGA
- the gatC gene encoding Asp-tRNA(Asn)/Glu-tRNA(Gln) amidotransferase subunit GatC, translating into MSRIDSDDVRKVAKLARLELPEEKIATYTSQLERILDYVAHLEQVDTEGVPATTRAVEVVNVTREDRVDPTAVREELLGLAPQRQGDFFRVPKILAD; encoded by the coding sequence ATGAGCAGGATCGACAGTGACGACGTGCGCAAGGTGGCCAAACTGGCCCGCCTGGAGCTGCCTGAAGAGAAGATCGCCACTTACACCAGCCAGCTGGAGCGCATCCTCGATTACGTCGCCCATCTTGAGCAGGTGGACACCGAGGGCGTGCCAGCCACCACCCGCGCGGTGGAAGTGGTGAACGTTACCCGCGAAGACCGGGTGGATCCCACTGCCGTACGCGAGGAACTGCTGGGGTTGGCGCCGCAGCGCCAGGGCGATTTCTTCCGGGTGCCGAAAATCCTGGCCGATTAG
- the crtR gene encoding beta-carotene hydroxylase, protein MTQALALPPEQHAASASTAPVRQSVPKMYLDPPEPWNPTVGLFLAGYALAGLCIWGWFVGNWSLPVLLLLGFLALHLEGTVIHDACHNAAHPNRFWNAVMGHGAALLLGFSFPVFTRVHLQHHAHVNDPKRDPDHIVSTFGPLWLIAPRFFYHEVFFFRHRLWRRWELLEWGLARALFFTIVAASIRFNFLPFVLNVWFASALMVGVTLGLFFDYLPHRPFLSRNRWQNARVYPSRVMNWLIMGQNYHLVHHLWPSIPWFEYQDAYRATQDLLESKGSPQRLGLFETRHDGINFLYDIFCGIRSHKRRRSRLRPIAALFPSPRARRHVLALLHRTAVSPVPRSTVS, encoded by the coding sequence GCCAGCACGGCTCCTGTGCGGCAGTCGGTGCCGAAGATGTATCTCGACCCGCCGGAGCCGTGGAATCCCACGGTGGGTCTGTTTCTGGCGGGCTACGCCCTGGCCGGGCTCTGCATCTGGGGCTGGTTCGTGGGCAACTGGTCGTTGCCGGTGCTGCTGCTGCTCGGTTTCCTTGCGCTCCACCTGGAGGGCACGGTGATCCACGATGCCTGCCACAACGCCGCCCATCCCAACCGCTTCTGGAATGCGGTGATGGGCCACGGCGCGGCGCTGCTTCTGGGCTTCAGCTTTCCGGTGTTCACGCGGGTGCACCTTCAGCATCACGCCCATGTGAACGATCCCAAGCGCGACCCCGACCACATCGTGTCCACGTTCGGGCCGCTGTGGTTGATTGCGCCGCGCTTCTTCTATCACGAAGTGTTCTTCTTCCGCCATCGCCTCTGGCGGCGCTGGGAGTTGCTCGAGTGGGGTCTGGCCCGGGCCCTGTTCTTCACGATCGTGGCTGCTTCAATCCGCTTCAACTTCCTGCCGTTCGTGCTCAACGTCTGGTTCGCTTCGGCTCTGATGGTGGGTGTCACACTGGGCCTCTTCTTCGACTATCTGCCTCACCGCCCCTTCCTTTCGCGCAACCGCTGGCAGAACGCCCGGGTGTATCCCAGTCGCGTGATGAACTGGCTGATCATGGGCCAGAACTATCACCTTGTTCACCATCTCTGGCCCTCGATTCCCTGGTTCGAGTATCAGGACGCCTACCGCGCCACCCAGGATCTGCTCGAATCCAAAGGCTCACCGCAGCGGCTGGGGTTGTTTGAAACCCGCCACGACGGCATCAATTTCCTCTACGACATCTTCTGCGGCATCCGCAGCCACAAGCGCCGCCGCAGTCGCCTGCGCCCGATCGCCGCGCTCTTCCCCAGCCCCCGTGCCCGCCGTCATGTGCTGGCGCTGCTGCACCGCACCGCCGTTTCCCCTGTGCCCCGCTCCACGGTGAGCTGA